In Rhodobacter sp. 24-YEA-8, the following are encoded in one genomic region:
- a CDS encoding ATP-binding protein translates to MSFNLLVASCLAYVIFLFAVAFLVERRSGQGKLGWLRSPLVYTLSLSIYCTAWTFYGAVGYGARSGLEFITIYLGPTLVFIGWWWILRKLVYIGRQQRLTSIADLISSRYGKSNSLGVLVTVIAIVAVTPYIALQLQSVVLAFEVFASAAPGEARPGAGQTAIWVAAGLALFTILFGTRNLDAKEQHTGIVTAIAVEAVVKLVALIAVGCFVVWGLAGGVSGIMAKIDASSLHDWQLQPGRWTAILFLAGAAVICLPRMFQVIVVENSDDRQLARASWAFPAYLLAMSLFIIPIAVMGIERLPAGSNPDMFVLTLPLAEGQGGLAMLAFLGGFSSATSMVIVEAIALATMVSNHIVIPTWLRLRRSGAISEDVRSLVLTARRLSIALVLALGLGYYRLSGGSGALAEIGLISFAGVAQFLPAMIGGIFWRGATRTGALLGLATGFTLWAYCLFLPSFGDAILPASVLQAGPWGLSWLRPNAMFGTEVMDPLVHALFWSLIANTAALCAASILSFPGPVERLQSAAFVNVFDGPVGPQRWARGEAEPEALLMMTQRIMGEEEAQGLFERAARDQGKSESMLPDPTPAFLAALEERLAGSIGAATAHAMISKLVGLDTVTVEDLMVVARESAQLMEHSAQLEEQRFELARTATALREANEKLTALSVQKDAFLSQISHELRTPMTSIRAFSEILAEGDLPVGTVARSGGIIRDEAVRLTRLLDDLLDLSVLESGKVQLSVSLVSMRDLIDRSILATEKVKPERDIEFIRDQVAESVWMRTDADRLTQVFINLIANARKYCDSSHPRIRIAVRVRAGRVRVDVADNGKGIPKALQSMVFEKFWRLPGEARASGAGLGLAICREIVTNLGGTIDYLPGQGGAAFRVVLPLRIEPG, encoded by the coding sequence ATGTCCTTCAACCTGCTGGTTGCCTCCTGCCTCGCCTATGTGATCTTCCTCTTTGCCGTCGCATTCCTCGTGGAACGCCGCTCGGGGCAGGGCAAGCTCGGCTGGCTGCGCTCGCCCTTGGTCTATACGCTGTCTTTGTCGATCTATTGCACCGCCTGGACCTTTTACGGCGCGGTGGGATACGGCGCGCGGTCGGGGCTGGAATTCATCACCATCTATCTGGGGCCAACGCTGGTCTTCATCGGCTGGTGGTGGATCTTGCGCAAACTCGTCTATATCGGGCGCCAGCAGCGGCTGACCTCGATCGCCGATCTGATCTCGTCGCGCTATGGCAAGTCGAACTCGCTTGGCGTGCTGGTCACGGTGATCGCGATTGTCGCGGTGACACCCTATATCGCGCTGCAGCTGCAATCGGTGGTGCTGGCCTTCGAGGTTTTCGCGAGCGCCGCCCCGGGCGAGGCCCGCCCGGGCGCTGGTCAGACCGCGATCTGGGTGGCGGCAGGGCTTGCGCTTTTCACCATCCTCTTCGGCACCCGCAATCTGGATGCGAAAGAGCAGCATACCGGGATCGTCACTGCCATCGCGGTCGAGGCCGTGGTGAAGCTGGTCGCGCTGATCGCGGTCGGCTGTTTCGTGGTCTGGGGCCTTGCGGGCGGTGTCTCGGGGATCATGGCCAAAATCGATGCCTCGTCCCTCCATGACTGGCAGCTGCAACCGGGGCGTTGGACCGCGATCCTGTTTCTTGCAGGCGCCGCAGTGATCTGCCTGCCGCGCATGTTCCAGGTCATCGTGGTCGAGAATTCCGATGACCGCCAGCTTGCCCGCGCCTCCTGGGCCTTTCCGGCCTATCTGCTGGCGATGAGCCTTTTCATCATTCCCATCGCCGTCATGGGGATCGAAAGGCTGCCTGCGGGATCTAACCCGGATATGTTTGTCCTGACATTGCCTCTGGCCGAAGGGCAGGGCGGGCTTGCGATGCTCGCCTTCCTTGGCGGGTTCTCCTCCGCAACCTCGATGGTGATTGTCGAGGCGATTGCGCTCGCGACGATGGTGTCGAACCATATCGTGATCCCGACCTGGCTGAGGCTGCGCCGGTCGGGCGCAATTTCCGAAGATGTGCGCTCGCTGGTGCTGACCGCGCGCAGGCTTTCCATCGCGCTCGTTCTCGCGCTTGGGCTGGGCTATTACCGGCTTTCGGGCGGCTCCGGGGCGCTGGCCGAGATCGGGCTGATCTCTTTCGCGGGGGTTGCACAATTCCTGCCGGCGATGATCGGCGGCATCTTCTGGCGCGGCGCCACGCGGACGGGCGCGCTCCTCGGGCTGGCGACGGGCTTTACACTCTGGGCCTATTGCCTGTTCCTGCCGTCTTTCGGCGATGCGATCCTGCCGGCATCGGTGCTGCAGGCCGGGCCCTGGGGTCTGAGCTGGCTGCGGCCCAATGCCATGTTCGGGACCGAGGTGATGGACCCGCTGGTCCATGCGCTGTTCTGGTCGCTGATCGCCAATACCGCAGCCCTCTGCGCCGCCTCGATCCTCAGTTTCCCCGGCCCGGTCGAGAGGTTGCAAAGCGCCGCTTTCGTAAATGTCTTTGATGGCCCTGTCGGCCCGCAACGCTGGGCGCGTGGCGAGGCGGAACCAGAGGCGCTCCTGATGATGACGCAGCGCATCATGGGCGAAGAAGAGGCGCAGGGCCTGTTCGAGCGCGCCGCCCGCGACCAGGGCAAGAGCGAGTCGATGCTGCCCGACCCGACCCCGGCCTTTCTGGCGGCGCTGGAAGAACGGCTTGCGGGCTCTATCGGGGCGGCCACCGCCCATGCGATGATCTCGAAACTGGTTGGCCTGGATACGGTCACGGTCGAGGATCTGATGGTGGTCGCGCGCGAATCCGCGCAGCTGATGGAACATTCCGCCCAGCTAGAGGAACAGCGTTTCGAACTTGCCCGCACCGCAACGGCATTGCGCGAGGCGAATGAAAAGCTGACCGCGCTGTCGGTGCAGAAAGACGCCTTCCTGTCGCAGATCAGCCATGAGCTGCGCACGCCGATGACCTCGATCCGCGCCTTTTCCGAGATCCTCGCCGAGGGCGACCTGCCGGTCGGCACTGTGGCGCGCTCGGGCGGGATCATCCGCGATGAGGCGGTACGGCTGACCCGGCTGCTCGATGACCTCCTGGATCTTTCGGTGCTGGAAAGCGGCAAGGTGCAGCTCTCCGTCAGCCTTGTGAGTATGCGCGATCTGATCGACCGTTCGATCCTTGCGACCGAAAAGGTCAAGCCAGAGCGCGATATCGAATTCATCCGTGACCAGGTCGCCGAATCCGTCTGGATGCGGACCGATGCGGACCGGCTGACGCAGGTGTTCATCAATCTGATCGCCAATGCGCGCAAATATTGCGATTCGAGCCATCCGCGCATCCGCATCGCGGTGCGGGTCAGGGCCGGGCGGGTGCGGGTCGATGTCGCGGATAATGGGAAGGGCATTCCCAAGGCGCTGCAATCCATGGTGTTCGAAAAATTCTGGCGCCTTCCCGGTGAGGCGCGGGCCTCGGGAGCCGGGCTTGGCCTCGCGATCTGCCGCGAGATCGTGACCAATCTGGGCGGCACGATCGACTATCTTCCGGGTCAGGGCGGGGCGGCATTCCGCGTGGTGCTGCCGCTTCGGATCGAGCCGGGCTGA
- a CDS encoding response regulator transcription factor, giving the protein MENSRKVLLVEDEPNIAEAIQFILSRAGWEVIHHAEGRDAAQIARRLQPGLVILDHMLPGLSGIEVLTALRADPVTAGVPVLMLTAKGLPRDREAAERAGATRFMTKPFSNAEIVAEVRSLTGAGDIAGRAGAESGNVTP; this is encoded by the coding sequence ATGGAAAACAGCCGCAAGGTGCTGCTGGTCGAAGATGAACCGAATATCGCCGAGGCGATCCAGTTCATCCTGTCGCGCGCCGGCTGGGAGGTGATCCACCATGCCGAAGGCCGCGATGCGGCCCAGATCGCGCGAAGGCTGCAGCCAGGCCTTGTGATCCTTGACCATATGCTGCCCGGGCTTTCCGGGATCGAGGTGCTGACGGCCCTGCGCGCCGATCCGGTGACGGCAGGGGTCCCGGTTCTGATGCTGACCGCCAAGGGCCTGCCGCGCGACCGCGAGGCCGCCGAACGCGCGGGGGCGACGCGTTTCATGACCAAACCCTTTTCGAATGCCGAGATCGTGGCCGAGGTGCGCAGCCTGACCGGGGCTGGCGACATAGCCGGCCGGGCCGGGGCGGAGTCCGGCAATGTCACCCCATAA
- a CDS encoding helix-turn-helix transcriptional regulator, giving the protein MSRAPLIGTRLRERRIAAGMRQGDLSRAAGISPSYLNLIEHNRRNVTPEVLERLAQALDLAPEEFSERDPGALVAELRAAAASFPGSGAEADRAGELAGRYPGWAQLIADLQTHIAGLRQGMAALNDRLGHDPHLSAALHELLSALSAVRATAGILVETEDLSPDWQRRFHLNLHQDSERLVDGAEALVSWLDHSGEEPESVAVAPQDELEAWLARIGWTLPDEAAPDQIQGREARALARAWTGQAQKDIAMIPEAGLRKALAAGGDPALIAARFGVPVHAAMRRIAFRPGSDAGLVVCDASGTLLFRKPVPGFSPPRYGAACPLWPLFAALARPGQPVRAVVEMPQPGGGRFLCLAWCEARLPWGFAGPELREAAMLILPDPAPPADQAPIAAGTTCRICPREACPARREPSILGSAPAAAAKPQRGAARPG; this is encoded by the coding sequence ATGTCACGCGCCCCTCTGATCGGCACCCGCCTGCGGGAGCGGCGCATTGCGGCGGGGATGCGGCAGGGCGATCTCAGCCGGGCGGCGGGGATCTCGCCCTCCTATCTGAACCTCATCGAACATAACCGCCGCAATGTAACTCCGGAGGTGCTGGAGCGGCTCGCACAAGCGCTTGATCTTGCGCCGGAGGAGTTTTCCGAGCGGGATCCCGGCGCGCTGGTGGCGGAATTGCGCGCGGCGGCGGCGAGTTTTCCGGGGTCGGGCGCCGAGGCAGACCGGGCAGGCGAACTTGCCGGGCGCTATCCCGGCTGGGCGCAGCTGATTGCCGATCTACAGACCCATATCGCGGGGCTCAGGCAGGGGATGGCGGCGCTGAATGACCGGCTGGGTCATGACCCACATCTTTCGGCGGCCCTGCATGAGCTGTTATCGGCGCTGTCGGCGGTCCGGGCGACGGCGGGGATTCTGGTCGAGACCGAGGATCTCAGCCCCGACTGGCAGCGCCGCTTTCACCTGAACCTGCATCAGGACAGCGAACGTCTCGTGGATGGCGCCGAAGCCCTGGTCTCCTGGCTGGACCATTCCGGGGAGGAGCCGGAGAGCGTCGCCGTCGCCCCCCAGGATGAACTGGAGGCCTGGCTGGCGCGGATCGGCTGGACGCTGCCGGATGAGGCGGCACCCGATCAGATCCAGGGGCGCGAGGCGCGGGCACTGGCGCGGGCCTGGACAGGCCAGGCGCAAAAGGACATCGCGATGATCCCCGAGGCGGGGTTGCGCAAGGCGCTGGCGGCGGGGGGCGATCCGGCGCTGATTGCCGCCAGATTCGGGGTGCCGGTTCATGCTGCGATGCGGCGCATTGCCTTCCGGCCCGGTTCTGACGCCGGGCTGGTGGTCTGTGATGCGTCGGGGACGCTCTTGTTTCGCAAGCCAGTGCCAGGGTTTTCGCCGCCGCGCTATGGGGCGGCCTGTCCGCTCTGGCCGCTGTTTGCGGCGCTGGCACGCCCTGGCCAGCCGGTCCGGGCGGTGGTTGAGATGCCGCAGCCCGGCGGCGGGCGGTTTCTCTGTCTTGCCTGGTGCGAGGCGCGGCTGCCCTGGGGCTTTGCAGGGCCGGAGCTGCGCGAGGCGGCTATGCTGATCCTGCCGGATCCGGCGCCACCGGCCGACCAGGCGCCGATTGCGGCGGGAACCACCTGCCGCATTTGCCCGCGCGAGGCCTGTCCCGCACGCCGCGAGCCCTCGATTCTTGGGTCCGCGCCGGCCGCGGCGGCAAAGCCGCAGCGCGGCGCGGCACGCCCCGGTTGA
- the hydA gene encoding dihydropyrimidinase, translating to MSTVIKGGTIVTADLSYVSDVLIEAGQIIAIGHGLKGDKVLDATGCYVMPGGIDPHTHLEMPFMGTYTADDFDSGTRAALAGGTTMVVDFALPAPGQGLMDALKLWDNKGARAHCDYSFHMAVTWWSEQVFDEMKEVADRGINSFKHFMAYKGALMVNDDEMFASFSRCADLGAIPFVHAENGDLVAELQTKLMAAGTTGPEGHAYSRPPAVEGEATNRAIMIADMAGVPVYIVHVSCEEAHEAIRRARQAGQRVWGEPLVQHLTLDENEYFNQDWDHAARRVMSPPFRNKRHQDSLWAGLSSGSLSCVATDHCAFTTAQKRTGLGDFTKIPNGTGGLEDRLSMLWTHGVRTGRITMNEFVALTSTNIAKILNCYPKKGAVLVGADADLVVWDPEKTKTISAASQQSAIDYNVFEGQEVIGGPRYVLSRGHVAVTDGVLTSAEGHGKFVARDPRGSVSRAYTQWKDLTAPRPVQRGGIPVTGV from the coding sequence ATGAGCACGGTCATCAAAGGCGGCACCATCGTAACGGCGGATCTGAGCTATGTTTCGGATGTGCTGATCGAGGCGGGGCAGATCATTGCCATCGGGCATGGGCTGAAGGGCGACAAGGTTCTTGACGCCACCGGCTGCTATGTGATGCCGGGCGGCATTGATCCGCATACCCATCTCGAAATGCCGTTCATGGGCACCTATACGGCGGATGACTTCGACTCCGGCACCCGCGCCGCGCTGGCGGGCGGCACCACGATGGTCGTCGATTTCGCGCTGCCCGCGCCGGGCCAGGGGCTGATGGATGCGCTGAAGCTCTGGGATAACAAGGGCGCGCGGGCGCATTGCGACTATTCGTTCCATATGGCGGTGACCTGGTGGAGCGAGCAGGTCTTTGACGAGATGAAAGAGGTCGCAGATCGCGGCATCAACTCGTTCAAGCATTTCATGGCCTATAAGGGCGCGCTGATGGTGAATGACGACGAGATGTTCGCGTCATTCTCGCGTTGCGCCGATCTGGGCGCGATCCCGTTTGTACATGCCGAAAACGGCGATCTCGTCGCGGAATTGCAGACGAAACTCATGGCCGCCGGCACCACCGGGCCGGAGGGCCATGCCTATTCGCGGCCCCCGGCGGTCGAGGGTGAGGCCACCAATCGGGCCATCATGATCGCCGATATGGCGGGGGTACCGGTCTATATCGTGCATGTCTCCTGCGAAGAGGCGCATGAGGCGATCCGCCGGGCGCGCCAGGCCGGGCAACGTGTCTGGGGCGAGCCACTGGTCCAGCATCTGACGCTGGATGAGAACGAGTATTTCAACCAGGATTGGGACCATGCCGCGCGGCGCGTGATGTCGCCTCCGTTCAGGAACAAACGGCATCAGGACAGTCTCTGGGCGGGGCTTTCCTCGGGATCTCTGTCCTGCGTCGCGACCGATCACTGCGCGTTCACCACCGCGCAGAAACGCACGGGGTTGGGCGATTTCACAAAGATCCCCAATGGCACCGGCGGGCTTGAAGACCGGCTTTCGATGCTCTGGACCCATGGGGTGCGGACCGGGCGGATCACGATGAACGAATTTGTCGCGCTGACCTCCACGAATATCGCCAAGATCCTGAACTGCTACCCGAAGAAGGGCGCAGTGCTGGTCGGGGCCGATGCCGATCTGGTGGTCTGGGATCCCGAAAAGACGAAAACGATTTCGGCTGCAAGCCAGCAATCGGCCATTGATTACAATGTCTTCGAGGGGCAGGAGGTCATCGGTGGGCCGCGTTATGTTCTGTCGCGCGGGCATGTGGCTGTGACGGATGGCGTGCTGACCTCTGCCGAGGGGCATGGCAAATTCGTCGCCCGCGACCCGCGCGGGTCGGTCAGCCGCGCCTATACGCAGTGGAAAGATCTTACCGCACCACGCCCGGTGCAGCGCGGCGGCATTCCGGTCACGGGTGTGTAA
- a CDS encoding Zn-dependent hydrolase, which translates to MANTSRIGARTGAGENLRINSERLWESLMEMARIGPGVAGGNNRQALTDADNEGRHLFRAWAEAAGMTMGVDQMGNMFFTRPGEEADAAPVFMGSHLDTQPTGGKYDGVLGVLGALEAIRTMNDLGIRTKHPITVVNWSNEEGARFAPAMVASGVFAGVIDQDHAWSRQDPDGKRFGDELRRIGWLGDEPTGARKIHAYYELHIEQGPILEAENVDIGVVTHGQGLWWLEFTLTGRDAHTGSTPMAMRKNAGLAMARIFELVQEVAMANQPDAVGGVGQVRFAPNSRNVLPGVVVFTVDIRTVDLAKLNRMRAAIEEGAAKICAALDVGCAVEAVGHFDPVTFTPDLVRSVRRAAERLGYSHRDIVSGAGHDACWIARVAPTTMIFCPCEGGLSHNEAEAISPEWAAAGTDVLLHAVLETAQVVA; encoded by the coding sequence ATGGCCAACACCAGCAGAATCGGGGCCAGAACAGGCGCAGGTGAAAACCTCCGTATCAATTCCGAACGGCTGTGGGAAAGCCTGATGGAGATGGCCAGGATCGGGCCGGGTGTCGCGGGTGGCAATAACCGCCAGGCGTTGACCGATGCGGATAATGAAGGCCGCCATCTGTTTCGCGCCTGGGCAGAGGCCGCCGGCATGACCATGGGCGTCGATCAGATGGGGAATATGTTCTTCACCCGCCCCGGCGAGGAGGCGGATGCTGCGCCGGTCTTCATGGGCAGCCATCTCGATACCCAGCCGACAGGCGGCAAATATGACGGGGTGCTGGGCGTTCTGGGCGCGCTTGAAGCCATCCGCACGATGAACGATCTCGGCATCCGCACGAAACATCCGATCACGGTGGTGAACTGGTCGAATGAGGAAGGCGCGCGGTTTGCACCTGCCATGGTGGCCTCGGGCGTTTTCGCAGGTGTCATCGATCAGGATCATGCCTGGTCGCGCCAGGACCCGGACGGCAAGCGTTTTGGCGATGAGCTGCGGCGGATCGGCTGGCTTGGCGATGAACCGACAGGGGCGCGGAAAATCCACGCCTATTATGAGCTGCATATCGAGCAGGGGCCGATCCTTGAGGCGGAAAACGTTGATATCGGCGTGGTGACGCATGGCCAGGGGCTGTGGTGGCTTGAATTCACCCTGACCGGGCGCGACGCGCATACCGGCTCGACCCCGATGGCGATGCGCAAGAACGCAGGCCTCGCTATGGCGCGGATATTTGAGCTGGTGCAGGAAGTCGCGATGGCGAACCAGCCTGACGCGGTGGGCGGTGTCGGTCAGGTGCGGTTCGCTCCGAATTCAAGGAATGTGCTGCCGGGCGTGGTGGTGTTCACCGTCGATATCCGCACCGTGGATCTGGCAAAGCTGAACCGGATGCGGGCGGCAATCGAGGAAGGCGCCGCAAAGATCTGCGCCGCGCTGGACGTCGGCTGCGCGGTCGAGGCGGTCGGGCATTTCGACCCGGTGACCTTTACCCCGGATCTGGTCAGATCGGTGCGCCGCGCGGCAGAGAGGCTGGGGTATTCCCACCGTGACATCGTTTCGGGCGCGGGGCACGATGCCTGCTGGATCGCGCGCGTGGCGCCGACCACGATGATCTTTTGCCCCTGTGAGGGCGGGTTGTCGCACAATGAGGCAGAGGCGATCAGCCCGGAATGGGCGGCGGCAGGCACGGATGTGCTGCTGCATGCCGTGCTGGAAACGGCGCAGGTCGTGGCGTGA
- a CDS encoding TetR family transcriptional regulator C-terminal domain-containing protein produces MENQTVRAPRRSRIQQKNRETILAAALEVFSAQGFRGTTLDQIALEAGLSKPNLLYYFGSKEEIHRDLLTGLMTSWLEPLRAMREDGDPLAEMLAYMRRKLDLSRDFPRESRLFANEILQGAPRISEAIQGELHDLVQEKARLLARWMDQGRIRRSDPVHLIISVWALTQHYADFESQTRAVLGAGHDPWTEAAGFLETLYLRLLSPQPGMGIP; encoded by the coding sequence ATGGAGAACCAGACCGTCCGCGCCCCGCGCCGCAGCCGTATCCAGCAAAAGAACCGCGAGACCATCCTCGCGGCAGCGCTGGAGGTGTTCTCGGCCCAGGGGTTTCGCGGCACCACGCTGGATCAGATCGCGCTTGAGGCCGGGCTCTCGAAACCCAATCTGCTGTATTATTTCGGATCCAAGGAAGAGATCCACCGCGACCTGCTGACCGGGCTGATGACCTCCTGGCTGGAGCCCCTGCGGGCGATGCGCGAAGACGGTGACCCGCTTGCCGAGATGCTGGCCTATATGCGTCGCAAGCTGGATCTGTCGCGCGATTTTCCCCGTGAAAGCAGGCTCTTCGCCAATGAGATCCTGCAAGGTGCGCCGCGTATCTCCGAGGCGATTCAGGGGGAATTGCACGATCTGGTACAGGAAAAAGCGCGGCTGCTGGCGCGCTGGATGGATCAGGGGCGGATCCGACGTTCGGACCCGGTGCATCTGATCATTTCGGTCTGGGCCCTGACCCAGCATTATGCCGATTTCGAAAGCCAGACGCGCGCGGTGCTGGGCGCGGGTCACGATCCCTGGACCGAGGCCGCGGGCTTTCTTGAAACCCTCTATCTGCGGCTGTTATCGCCGCAGCCGGGCATGGGCATCCCCTGA
- the preA gene encoding NAD-dependent dihydropyrimidine dehydrogenase subunit PreA: MADLSTNFLGIRSPNPFWLASAPPTDKEYNVERAFEAGWGGVVWKTLGADGPPVVNVNGPRYGAVWGADRRLLGLNNIELITDRPLQVNLDEIKSVRRRWRDRALIISLMVPCDEESWKDILKKIEDTEADGVELNFGCPHGMAERGMGSAVGQVPDYIEMVTRWVKQHSRMPCIVKLTPNITDIRLPAEAAKRGGADAVSLINTVNSITSVNLDTFSPEPMIDGKGSHGGYCGPAVKPIALNMVAEIARSRETAGLPISGIGGVTTWRDAAEFIALGCGTVQACTVAMTYGFKVVQELISGLSEYLDEKGMTLDELRGRAVPNVTDWQYLNLNYVAKAHINQDDCIKCGRCYAACEDTSHQAIAMGPGRVFTVKDDECVACNLCVNVCPVENCITMEPMAKGSVDPRTGLVVGDYANWTTHPNNPSSRPAAE; the protein is encoded by the coding sequence ATGGCTGATCTTTCGACGAATTTCCTCGGCATCCGCTCGCCCAACCCGTTCTGGCTGGCCTCGGCGCCACCGACCGACAAGGAGTATAATGTCGAGCGCGCATTCGAGGCGGGCTGGGGCGGTGTGGTGTGGAAGACCCTCGGGGCCGATGGCCCGCCAGTGGTCAACGTCAACGGCCCGCGCTACGGCGCGGTCTGGGGGGCGGACCGGCGGCTGCTGGGGCTCAACAATATCGAGCTGATCACCGACCGGCCTTTGCAGGTCAATCTGGATGAGATCAAATCGGTACGCCGCCGCTGGCGGGATCGCGCCCTGATCATCTCGCTGATGGTGCCTTGCGATGAGGAGAGCTGGAAAGACATCCTTAAGAAGATCGAGGATACCGAAGCAGATGGGGTCGAGCTGAATTTCGGCTGTCCGCATGGCATGGCGGAACGCGGCATGGGCTCGGCCGTGGGCCAGGTGCCCGACTATATTGAGATGGTGACCCGCTGGGTGAAACAGCATTCGCGCATGCCCTGTATCGTGAAGCTCACGCCGAACATCACCGATATCCGCCTGCCGGCCGAGGCCGCCAAACGCGGCGGCGCCGATGCGGTCAGCCTGATCAATACGGTGAATTCGATTACTTCGGTCAATCTCGATACGTTTTCGCCCGAGCCGATGATCGACGGCAAGGGATCGCATGGCGGCTATTGCGGCCCGGCGGTGAAGCCCATCGCGCTGAATATGGTGGCCGAGATCGCGCGGTCGCGGGAAACTGCGGGCCTGCCGATTTCGGGGATAGGTGGCGTGACCACCTGGCGCGACGCGGCAGAGTTCATCGCCCTTGGCTGTGGCACGGTGCAGGCCTGCACTGTGGCGATGACCTATGGGTTCAAAGTGGTGCAGGAGCTGATTTCGGGCCTCAGCGAATATCTCGATGAGAAGGGAATGACGCTGGATGAGCTGCGCGGCCGCGCGGTGCCCAATGTCACCGACTGGCAATATCTGAACCTTAATTACGTCGCCAAGGCGCATATCAACCAGGATGATTGCATCAAATGTGGCCGCTGCTATGCGGCCTGCGAGGATACCAGCCATCAGGCGATTGCGATGGGCCCGGGGCGTGTCTTCACCGTGAAAGACGATGAATGCGTCGCCTGCAATCTTTGCGTCAATGTCTGCCCGGTCGAGAATTGCATCACGATGGAGCCGATGGCGAAGGGCTCTGTCGATCCGCGCACCGGGCTTGTGGTCGGCGATTACGCGAACTGGACGACGCATCCGAACAACCCGTCCTCACGCCCGGCGGCAGAATAG
- a CDS encoding DedA family protein — MTDLIDQIIDFIERHHAFAPWIMLVFAAAETTAFLSILIPSTAIMVGVGAFAANGILNFTTLWIGASIGAMVGSFFSYWLGWRYGASILQMRPMRDHPEWKAKANTAFLSWGPVTIFAGHFATLLRPVVFLMAGMSGMTLPRFAFWNILGCITWAGVVLKFGEVGGWLISWAWGWLFG; from the coding sequence ATGACCGATCTGATCGACCAGATAATCGACTTTATCGAGCGCCATCATGCGTTTGCCCCCTGGATCATGCTGGTCTTCGCGGCCGCCGAAACCACCGCTTTTCTGTCGATCCTGATCCCGTCGACGGCGATCATGGTCGGGGTGGGCGCCTTTGCGGCCAATGGCATCCTGAACTTCACAACGCTGTGGATCGGGGCCTCGATCGGGGCGATGGTCGGCTCGTTCTTCTCCTATTGGCTGGGATGGCGCTACGGCGCGTCTATTCTGCAGATGCGGCCAATGCGCGACCATCCGGAATGGAAGGCGAAGGCGAATACGGCGTTTCTCAGCTGGGGGCCGGTGACGATCTTCGCGGGTCACTTTGCCACCCTGCTGCGCCCGGTGGTCTTTCTGATGGCGGGGATGAGCGGCATGACGCTGCCACGCTTTGCCTTCTGGAACATCCTCGGCTGTATCACCTGGGCCGGGGTCGTATTGAAGTTCGGCGAGGTCGGCGGCTGGCTCATCAGCTGGGCCTGGGGCTGGCTCTTCGGCTGA